From Vicinamibacterales bacterium:
GTCCTGCAACCCACAGGTCAGCCTCGTTCTTCTGTTGCTGACCTGACACAATACCGATCGCGACGATAGCCACAAGGTAGGCCCCGAAAATGAGTAGGCCGATAGCAGACGGAGTCATATGCTACTCACGCCGCCCTGACTTAATCTGCCAGCAGATGTAATACTGCCAGACGATGATGGCTAGGGGGATAGCAATGAGAACGATAAGACTTGACCAGGGGAGACCAAACATGTTCGTAAGGATACTGAATTCTCGAACCGGGTGTCCTCAAACCGGGCTAAAGATATAGGGAGGCGTTGTTAGCAATTTGGCTCTCGTCCTGTTCGACTGAGAGTCGTAAGTCTAAATCTTTCCTCTATCGAGTATGATCCGCATGTTTTCTGCTGAAAGGAGCATTCAAGTGTGCACAGTATGTCGCCTTGTGACAGCGGTCCTTTTGGCCGCGACGCTTGCGGCTTGTAGCCCGCCCCAGGAGCCCGAGTCAACACCGAAACCCGAACCGCTTACCGGCCTAGTCGACGGCCTTGCTTCGGGATCGGTGAAAGTCGTCGACCTTACGCAACCTCTTAATGCGGCAACTCCCATTATCCAGCTTCCACCACCGTTTGCGAATACGCCAGGGTTTACGCCGCATCTGATTTCTAACTTCGATGCCGATGGACCAGGTTGGTATTGGAACTGGATGGAAGTCGGGGAGCATGTTGGCACCCATTTCGATGCGCCGTGTCACTGGGTTTCCGGGCGTGATCTACCCTGTGTGGACGCGCTTAATGCCGACGAATTTATTGGACCTGCTGTTGTGATCGACGTTACTGCTGCAGTCTCGGACAATCCTGACTTTGTGGCGACCCAAGAGACGATCGAAAGTTGGGAAGCCGAGAACGGCCGAATTCCAGAGAGAGCATGGGTAATTCTCAAAACCGGATGGGGTTCGCGTGCCAGTGATAGCGAACTGTTTTTCAACGCGGATGACTCCGGTATGGCGCACTATCCTGGCTTCGGACTTGAATCGGCAACGTTCCTCACGACCCAACGCAACATCCTCGGCGTTGGCACGGAAGCTGTCGGCACAGACGCGGCGGTGGGTGCGATCGCCGATCCAGCGTTTCCAAATCACTTTACAATGCACGGGGCTGGCAAGTACGGATTGACCCAACTCGCCAACGTGGACCAACTTCCAGCCACAGGTGCTGTGATCATCGCGACGCCGCTCAAGATCGATCGTGGTTCTGGCAGTCCAGTACGTGCCATCGCACTGGTTCCGGCATCATAAGAACTGGTTCCACGTGTGAGGCGGTTGAAAAGTGGTTAACAACTTTTTTAGGGTCAATATTCGGGTTCATTGGGCCGATACCGACGCCGCTGGAGTGGTGTGGTTTGGCAACTTTCTTCGGTTTTTCGAGGAAGCGGAGGACGAGCTGTTTCGAGCGCTTGGCAGAACCCGTATGGAACTCATGAAAGATTTCGGCATTCTCATGCCTCGTGTCGATGCTTCATGCAAGTTTCGCGCACCGGCACGCGCTGAAGAGGTGCTCGAAATTGGGATTGCTATTGAATCGATCACTATGCGTCGGATTTCATATCGGTTCGAGGCACGAAAAGTCGACTCCCGCAAGCTGATTTGCGAAGGGTCTTATCGGGTTGCTTGCATCCGGCAAAGGACCTTTAGAGGCATCGAGTTTCCGGCTAAGCTCCGCGGGCTGCTTAAGCGGATGGACGGATTGGTTACCGCACAGCGCCAGGAGACAAGCGACCGTTGATAATCGGCACAGACCTGGGAAGTTCTCGCTGGAGTTTCTAGGAACAACCGCTTAAATGTCTAAGAAATTCTCTATAGAAGAGCATGCAAACAGTGACACAATTGGCATAACCGCCGTACGGCAGCGAAACGAGCGGTGTTTCAGCGGTTGTCTAGGGGCCGAGTTCCTCTGATCGACGGGAGAGTCCATGATGCAAGCGTGGGGCGTGACCCTACTCCGGTTAACTGTTGGAGTGGTCTTTGTCGCACACGGAGTGCCGAAGTTGTTTGGGCCGATGTGGGGCGGCACTAGTCCGGAGGACACCGTTGCCTTATTCGCCTTGGTAGGTTTGCAGCCAGCGCCCTTGCTTGCCGTTACGGTAGGAATTGTTGAACTGGGTGGTGGCATAGCGCTTTTTTTTGGTGCCTTCACGCGCCTAATGAGCGCGCTCCTGACGATCATTATGGCTGTAGCGATTTGGAAAGTGCACTGGCCGCATGGCTTCTTCCTGAATTGGTCTCTCGAACCGGGTGTCGGACACGGCTTCGAGTATGCGCTCGTCTTACTCGTTGCTTTGTTTTGCTTAATGCTGACCGGACCTGGCGTGTTGTCGTTCGACGGGTACGCTGGCAAGTCGGCGAAGTCCGCCAAAGGGCGATAACGTCGGGATAAGGTGTAGCGCGCCCTCAACACTCTCCTACCTTTTTCCGGATCTTCCACCATGCAATTAACGGGTCGATCAGCTTTAGTGACCGGCGGTAAGAGAATTGGTGCAGTAGTCGCCCAGGCGCTGGCGGCACGTGGAGCGGACGTAGCGCTTTCATTCAACCGCTCTCGTCACGAGGCCGAACAGGCCGCAGAAGCGATTCGCGCGCATGGCCAGCAAGCCTTCATCGCACCGGCGGATTTGTCGCAAGCCTCTGCATGCGGTGAAATTGTGCAGGCCACTACTGAGGCTTTGGGTCGACTCGACATACTGGTACACATGGCCTCGGTCTACGCTCAAACACCGTTTGACCAGCTAACTGTTGACGACTGGGATCGATCACTCGCGGTGGATCTCCGTGCAGCCTTTCTCTGTGCGCGTGCGGCTGTACCGCATATGCGCACCGCTGGAGGTGGGCGTATCGTTATGTTCTCGGATTGGACAGCCAAGAGTGGCCGACCAACCTACACGGGCTATCTGCCGTATTACGTCGCTAAAGCTGGCTCAGTCGCGCTGGCCGAAGCGTTAGCGTTCGAATTGGCACCCGACCAAATTCTTGTTAACTCAATCGCTCCTGGACCCATCCGTGCACCGGCACAACTGGGAAAGGCAGTCCAAGAGGAGGTCATCCGCGCGACGCCGCTCAGCCGATGGGGCGGCGATGAGGAGATTGCAAAAACTGTTCTTTGGCTTATCGAAAGTGATTTCGTAACGGGTGAGACAATTCGGGTAGACGGTGGGCGCCACCTGCGTTGAGTCTGGGTTCAGGCTCACACGTTAAGCAGAGCTTTCATTGAGGCGAGTGCGCCCGTCAATTCGTCGCGGTTCTTCCCAAAGGCCAGCCGGATATACCCCTCACCGTGCGTGCCGAAATCGGCGCCGGGCACACAACCGATACGACCTTCCTTAATCAGGTACTCGACCAATGCCCACGAGAGTGATTCCGGACTTCCCGTGTTGCCCGGTGGGCGCCAAGCCGGATCGATCCGGAGGAACGCATAGAACGCCCCCTTGGGAGGTTCGCCGCTGAGTACCCCGGAGCCTAATTCGCGGATGCCCTCGTAGAACAGGTCGCGCCGTGCCTGCAACTCGACCCGATAAGCCTCCACTTGATTTTTTGCGTCCTCTAAGCCACCGACGCCACCCCATTGCACAACTGTGCCAGTGTTGCTACACGTATAGTAAAGAACTTTCTTAATACGGTCGGCAATGACTGGATCCTTTATCGCGAAATAACCCAGACGGAGGCCGGTCATCGCGTACGATTTGCTAAACGTGTAAACAGAGATCGTTCGGTTGTACATGCCCGGCAGGGACGCTATGCTCACATGACGTTCGCCGTCGAAGACGATGTCTTCGTATGCCTCGTCGGAGATTACCCACAGATCGTGCTCTTGTGCGATCGCCGCGATCCGCTCAATATCTGCCTGGGTGAGGAGGCCGCCGGTTGGGTTCTGGGGTGAATTCAGCAGGATTGCCCGCGTCTTTTGTGTCACCTTCGATTCCAACTCGTCTAGGTCTGGCCGCCAGCGACGCGATTCATACAACGGGCAGTCGATGGGTACACCTTGAGCTGATTGGATGGTACCGCGTGTCGCTGGCCACATTGGGTCGGCACAGAGCACTTCGTCGCCTGGTTCCAGTAAACCGTGGAAAATCACGTAGAGACCATGGATACCGCCGTTGGTGACCATGACGTCGCCAACCGATTCAATCGGAATCTTGTTTTGGTTTTGAAGCTTGTCAACAATGAGTTCACGGAGGCGGGGAATGCCAACCGTCTGAACATAGTGCGTACGATTCTCAGCGATGGCTCGACTCATTCCAGCTTTAACAGCGTCCGGAGCGTCAAAGCCGACGTCACCTTGATCGAGACGATAGGGGTTTTCGATACCGAACATCATGTCGCGAATCCGCATAATGCCCGAGAACGGAATGGAGTCGAGGCGCTCACCCATTCGCTCAGAGTGGCACATAGTGCTAGGTCTTGGCAAACCCCCGATGTTTAAGGTTCTTGTTGTTTTCCACAGCCGCACAGTCGTGGCGGCAGCGGCGATCGGTTATCCTTGCGGTCTCGAAACGCTCGCTGAGCTTTATTGGGAGACCCCGCTGTTCAACCGATGAGCACCGATCCGATTTCTATACTGAGCGCAGTACCGGCGATTGCGCTAGGGCATTATCCGACTCCAGTGGAGGAACTGAACGGCCTACGTGCCGCACTGGGCGGTGGGCCCCGGCTTATCGTCAAACGCGACGATTCCATCGGATTTGCTTTCGGTGGTAACAAGGTCAGAAAACTTGAGTTGGTGTGTGCACGGGCACTGAATGAGGGTGCCGATACCCTCATCACGGCCGGTGGTGTGCAGTCGAACCACGCACGGGTGACAGCGGCGGTCGCGGCTCGTCATGGCCTACGTTGTCTGCTCGTGGCGAACGGTGTGCCACCGGATAAGCCAACGGCAAATGCGTTACTCGACGAGCTATTGGGTGCTGAGGTTCATTACGTTAAGTCTCGTGAAGACCGGTCGCCCACGATGGCGTCGGCAGCGGCACGCTTGGTTGCGGCGGGACGGCGTCCCTATGTGATTCCCGTCGGTGCCTCAACTCCACTAGGAGCACTGGGATATGTTCGTGCAGTGGGCGAGTTGGCTGGTCAGGTGACGCCTCCCGACGTAATCGTCCACGCCAGTTCGTCCGGTGGAACCCAGGCTGGTCTTGTGGCTGGGTGCCGCCTTTACACGCAACGCACCCAAGTCATCGGTGTCAGTGCTGACGATTCAGCTGAATCATTACTCCAGACGATAGCGACACTGATTAGAGGGATCGAGACGATCCTTCAACTCGCACCGGGCTCACTGTCTAATGGCCCATCTGTGGAGGTAGAGGACGGGTTTTGTGGTGATGGCTATGGAATTCCCACCGAGCTGTCACGCGAAGCGCTCGATCTACTAGCCCGACGAGACGCTATTTTTCTTGACCCTACTTATACGGCTAAGGCAATGGCAGCACTTATCGCTTACATACGAGAAAGCCGGTTTCGGGATGATCAAACGGTGCTTTTTTGGCATACCGGTGGCCAGGTGAATCTGTTTGCCTAATGCGAATTTTGATACATTGGCTCTATCGTTCCTCCAGTTGGTCTCGCTTCAGCGTTGGGTTGATTAAATCTAAGGGCAACGGACGGGTGAAAACTCTATTGACGGGAGTCGTCGTCGCTGGGTTTGCGGCGACCGTGTTTACACAGTCATTAACGCTGGATGAGTTGCTATTCCGAGCGAGTCAGTCCGTCGTCGCTTATGAACGAGTGTTTTCGAATGCCGTTGCCGAAGAGCAATACGTACAGCGGATTCTTCGATTTAATGGAACATTACGCCGCCAGCGGGATTTACGGTCCGACATGCTACTCGTGCAGCTACCGGGGGCCGTTTCGTGGTTCGGATTCCGTGACGTTTTCGAAGTCGACGGGAAGCCAGTACGTGATCGTGACGAACGCTTACAGAAGCTGTTCCTTGGCGAGGCACGGCCAGCTGTGGAGCAAGCCACTACACTTACGCGGGAAAGCGCTCGCTATAACATCGGTGAAGTCGTTCGCACGGTGAATTTACCGACAATGGCGTTAACGTTCCTTCACCCGCTCAACCAGCACCGGTTTGACTTCAAGCGTGTGGATGAGGAGGTGATTGCTGGGCGGCCCGTCTGGGTCGTGCAGTACAGTGAACAAGCGCAACCGACATTTGTCCAGATTCCTGCAGGCGATATGTTCGCCCGCGGTAGATTTTGGCTCGATGTTGAAACGGGGGACACTTTACGTAGCGAGTTGGTTCTCGGCACGTCCCACAGTGAGCTCCTGACGACGATCGTCGTCGATTATCGCCAGCACGAAGCATTCCGGTCTTGGGTACCGCATTCGATGCGTGAAATTTATGAGCGACCACTTGAGTCCAGGGCCGAGTCGATCGAGGCGACGGCCATTTATTCAAACTTTAGGCAATTCGGTGTGGAGACCAAGGAATCGGTGAGGGTGCCAAGATGACGTTGGTCGCCAAGCTGATTGGTAATGGCACTGTATGTTCCGGCGAGGGGTGATGATAGTGGTCCTTGGGCTGACTATGGGTTCTGCGGTAGCGGGTGGATGGGAATTACCAGACTCGGCTGGTGATTCTCCAGCTCCAGTTGTCAGGGGTGGAGACAAAGCGGCCGACCGGCCGTATTTGCTAGAGCGGGTCGGTGAAGCGGCAGTTGTTCAGCTTTATGCCGACGGGTTCGAGAGCCTGCCCCTCGACCAGCGCATCCTGGTCTATCACCTCTACCGGGCCGCACTCGCTGGTCGTGACATCTTTTTCGATCAACGGTACGTGCACAACCTTGAGATGCGAGAAGTACTCGAGCAGATCCTGACTCATGCCGATGACGTGGACCCGGACACTCGCGCCAAGATCGAGCGCTACACCAAGCTCTTTTGGATTAACACCGGTCCCTACAACAATTTGACAGCTAGGAAGTTCGTTCTTACCTGCACCGGGGAGGCCTTTCTTGCCGCTGCTCAAGCAGCTGTCGATGGAGGCGCGAGATTTCCCACACGTCACGGCGAGACGCTGGACGTCATGCTGACGCGCATGTTGCCTCTTTTTCTTGATCCATCGGTTGATCCGAGCGTGACAACTAAAACACCAGGTCTGGAAGAAGACCTTCTAATGGCGAGCGCCAACAACCTCTACGTGGACGTCACAATGGACGACCTTGAGAGTTTCACGGAACAGTACGCCTTAAATTCACGTCTTGTAAAACTCGGGGACCACGTTGTTGAGGAGGTTTACAAGCTCGACGGAAAATACGGCGAACATATTTCTCGAATCATTAAGCACTTGGAAGCCGCGATTCCATATGCCACTGAGTCGATGGCCAAAGCACTCAAAGCCTTGATCCGGTTCTACCGTACTGGAGAAGACGCCGACCGCAAAGCCTATGACATCGCATGGGTCCAGGACGATGCCTCACCCATCGACACCATTAACGGGTTCATCGAGGTGTACATGGACGCCCGTGGCACGAAAGGGGCGTGGGAAGCGTTGGTCTACTACGTTAATCAGGAGAAAACTGCGGAGATCCAAGTTCTCGCTGATAATGCTCAATGGTTTGAAGATCGAATGCCATGGGACCCGAAGTATCGGAAGAAGGGTGTCCGTGGTATTACGGCCAACGCCATTGATGTCGTCATTGAAACCGGTGAATCAGGGCCGGTGACCCCGATTGGCATTAACTTGCCAAATGATCAGAGTGTTCGGGAGGAGCACGGGAGTAAATCAGTGTCACTCTCAAATGTAGTGGAAACCTATGAACACGCAACACCGTCAGGATTTCGCACGGAATTCTCCTGGACCCCCGCTGAGGCCACTCGCGCTGAACGCTGGAGCAGGACTGCTGGTGAACTCACCACAAATATGCATGAGGTGATTGGACACGCCTCGGGTAGGCTGGCAGATCACCTTAACGGGAATCCGCAAGCTGCGTTGAAGGAGCAGTATTCCGCACTTGAGGAGAGCCGAGCAGACTTAGTGGCGCTCTACTTTCTCCCTGATCCGCAGCTGGCCGAATTTGGACTTGTACCAGTAGAGCATCACAACGAAATCGTACTAGCAGGGTACGAAGGTTATGCGCGGAACGCTATCACACAGCTTCGGCGTGTCCGGAAAGGGACACAGCTCGAGGAGGATCACATGCGTAACCGCCAGATGATCGTCAGGTGGTTAATGGACAACACGACCGCTATCGAAGAACGTGTGCATAACAGCAAGACTTTTTACGTGATTACTGACGTGACTGTGTTCCAACAGGGGGTAGGTGAACTGCTCGCGGAAGTACAAAGGGTCAAATCTAAGGGTGATTACGAGGCGGCGAAATGGTTGTTTGAGACCTACGGGATCCATTTTGATGCAGACCTCCGTGATCAGGTCGTCGAACGCGTGGACGCGTTAAACCTTCCATCCTACTCGGGTTTTGTGCAACCAAAACTCGACGTAGAACGGGACGCTGACAACACAATTATCGATGTGACCATCTCCTATCCGCAGGACCTTATGACCCAGATGCTCGAGTACTCTGGAAATGCTGTCGGGATGGTGCGTCCTAGAGGTCTTCACTAATGAGTTTTTTGTCAAATCAACCCTTGCGCGCGTTTGTGGCTTGCGTCCTTTCTGCCGTGGTTCCTGTGATCGGTATGCCGATCGAGTCGGCGGCTCAGGATTCGTCGGTGGAAACTCTTGCTTTTCGCCAAGCCATGCTAGTGGCTGAAGATTCCCGCGCGACGGATCCAGTCAGTCTAGCGACGCTCCTGACCGGCATCGATAGTCCGAACGAAGAGATTCAGAAGATTGCAGTGCGCGCCCTTGGGCGGTTGGAGCGCTTCGATCTGAGTGGTCGGATCGCCAGACTACTCGAGGCCGGTCAGCCAGCCGTGCGGCGCGAGGCCATCAACGCCCTCGGCCAGAGCCTGCAGCGTGGCGGTGACCTTTCAGCTTACGTGTCAATGCTGCTAGCTCGGCTCCAAGAGGAGAAAGATCCTGAGGTGCAAGGTGTCGTCGCCGAGACGCTCGGGCGATTACCATATCTAGACTCTCAGACACTGCAGCGTGTGGAATTAATGCTGGGGTCTTTCGTAAGTTCTGTAGATCCCGCTGTTCGTCTCGGAGCCGTTGATGGTCTTGAAGCGATAGCTAGGTTGCGGGGTGATCAAACGCCGCTGGCGGATCAGACAATTGCGCAGCTCCGCGTAGTCTTGACTACTTCAGGCAGTGATGAGAATGCCTTACGGACTCGGCGGCTCGCGTTGGCAGCTTTTAATGCCAGCGGGTCAGTCGATGTAGGGACTATTTCTGCGGCGCTTGATGATAGTGACGCGCAGATGCGTCGACTAGCTACGCTGGCGCTGCTTGATGCTGACGACCTGCCTGAGAGGCAATTGCTGATTGAGAAGGCACTAACCGACAAGTCCGCGATGGTGCGGCTCGACGCTTTGGTTGCGTATGGCAAACACGGTCGGTTAAGGGGGTGTAATTCGCTCGTCGATGCTGTCGAGGATCAGAATTCACATGTTTCTCTCCGGGCGCTGGATCTACTTGGCGAAGGTTGTCCCACGGGTCCGTCACCAACGAGCTTTGTCGCGAGTATTGTTGGTGGGCTCAACACGGATGGTGATTGGCATCGGCCGGTACACGCCCTGGTCGCACTGGCTAGACTCGATCAGAACCGTGCAGCTGGTTTGCTGCCGCGATTCGTTGAGCATCCGGTCTGGCAGGTCAGGATGTATGGAGCGCGAGCTGCAACACAGTTAGGTCCCGCCAGTGGCGTGATACTTGCCGAGCTTGCTGACGATCCGAATGCTAATGTACGCGGGGCGGCACTACGCGGTCTTGTAGCACTGGAGGGGCACGCTGCTGACGACGTTCTGTTGCAGGCGCTGGCCAGCGATGACTATGGCCTATTACGCACGGTGGCTAACCTGCTCGAAGGAAGCCCAGATCGGCGCACGCCAACGATTTTACTTTCGACGTTGGCTAGGCTTACTGCGTCGGCTAGGGATACGTCGCGCGATGCACGAGTGGCAATTCTCCAGCGCCTTAAGGAATTAGGTTCGCGACGCAACGCCGGGGTGCTGCGACCGTACCTGGAGGACCCCGACCTCCGAGTAGCCGCTACGGCAGCCGAAGCGCTATCCGACTGGACCGGCCAGACGGTTTTAGCGAGGACATCCCGTTTACGGACTGGAACACCGCCATCACTTGAAGCCGCACTCGGTCTTATTGGTGCCCACGTCCGGATGGTGAACGGCGCTGAGTTTCAACTCACACTATTTCCCGAAGAAGCACCCGCGACGGTCGACCGATTTTCTCAGCTTGCACGGAAGGGTTACTACAACACGTTGACTTTTCACCGCGTGGTCCCGAACTTTGTGATCCAGGGCGGGAGTCCTGGCGCTAATGAATTCATGGGAGACGGTCCCTACATGCGTGACGAACTCGGCCTTCGTCCACATGTTCGTGGTGCAGTCGGAATCTCCACCCGCGGTCGTGATACCGGCGACGCCCAGATCTTCATTAATCTCGTGGACAACCCTCGACTTGATCACAACTTCACGGTGTTCGCGCAGGTCACCGCTGGCATGGACACGGTGGACGCCATCCTTGAAGGGGACGCAATCGATCGGATTGAGATTATTGAGCGTTAATTTCAACACTCGAAATCATTGTGCACCTCGAGTCGTCTCGCTCGTGTCGGCCGGAAGTAGTTGTAGCTCCTCATGCTATTAACCGGTTGTTTCATTAAAACCAGTTGTATGTATAAACGTAGTTGCTCGTTGAAGTTGGCGGATTTCGGTCGGTTGGGTGCCTAGGTACACATGTAGAATGACGGCCTGACGAAAATGGGAA
This genomic window contains:
- a CDS encoding pyridoxal phosphate-dependent aminotransferase; translated protein: MCHSERMGERLDSIPFSGIMRIRDMMFGIENPYRLDQGDVGFDAPDAVKAGMSRAIAENRTHYVQTVGIPRLRELIVDKLQNQNKIPIESVGDVMVTNGGIHGLYVIFHGLLEPGDEVLCADPMWPATRGTIQSAQGVPIDCPLYESRRWRPDLDELESKVTQKTRAILLNSPQNPTGGLLTQADIERIAAIAQEHDLWVISDEAYEDIVFDGERHVSIASLPGMYNRTISVYTFSKSYAMTGLRLGYFAIKDPVIADRIKKVLYYTCSNTGTVVQWGGVGGLEDAKNQVEAYRVELQARRDLFYEGIRELGSGVLSGEPPKGAFYAFLRIDPAWRPPGNTGSPESLSWALVEYLIKEGRIGCVPGADFGTHGEGYIRLAFGKNRDELTGALASMKALLNV
- a CDS encoding DoxX family protein, whose translation is MMQAWGVTLLRLTVGVVFVAHGVPKLFGPMWGGTSPEDTVALFALVGLQPAPLLAVTVGIVELGGGIALFFGAFTRLMSALLTIIMAVAIWKVHWPHGFFLNWSLEPGVGHGFEYALVLLVALFCLMLTGPGVLSFDGYAGKSAKSAKGR
- a CDS encoding cyclase family protein, whose amino-acid sequence is MCTVCRLVTAVLLAATLAACSPPQEPESTPKPEPLTGLVDGLASGSVKVVDLTQPLNAATPIIQLPPPFANTPGFTPHLISNFDADGPGWYWNWMEVGEHVGTHFDAPCHWVSGRDLPCVDALNADEFIGPAVVIDVTAAVSDNPDFVATQETIESWEAENGRIPERAWVILKTGWGSRASDSELFFNADDSGMAHYPGFGLESATFLTTQRNILGVGTEAVGTDAAVGAIADPAFPNHFTMHGAGKYGLTQLANVDQLPATGAVIIATPLKIDRGSGSPVRAIALVPAS
- a CDS encoding D-cysteine desulfhydrase family protein → MSTDPISILSAVPAIALGHYPTPVEELNGLRAALGGGPRLIVKRDDSIGFAFGGNKVRKLELVCARALNEGADTLITAGGVQSNHARVTAAVAARHGLRCLLVANGVPPDKPTANALLDELLGAEVHYVKSREDRSPTMASAAARLVAAGRRPYVIPVGASTPLGALGYVRAVGELAGQVTPPDVIVHASSSGGTQAGLVAGCRLYTQRTQVIGVSADDSAESLLQTIATLIRGIETILQLAPGSLSNGPSVEVEDGFCGDGYGIPTELSREALDLLARRDAIFLDPTYTAKAMAALIAYIRESRFRDDQTVLFWHTGGQVNLFA
- a CDS encoding SDR family NAD(P)-dependent oxidoreductase: MQLTGRSALVTGGKRIGAVVAQALAARGADVALSFNRSRHEAEQAAEAIRAHGQQAFIAPADLSQASACGEIVQATTEALGRLDILVHMASVYAQTPFDQLTVDDWDRSLAVDLRAAFLCARAAVPHMRTAGGGRIVMFSDWTAKSGRPTYTGYLPYYVAKAGSVALAEALAFELAPDQILVNSIAPGPIRAPAQLGKAVQEEVIRATPLSRWGGDEEIAKTVLWLIESDFVTGETIRVDGGRHLR
- a CDS encoding peptidylprolyl isomerase, coding for MSFLSNQPLRAFVACVLSAVVPVIGMPIESAAQDSSVETLAFRQAMLVAEDSRATDPVSLATLLTGIDSPNEEIQKIAVRALGRLERFDLSGRIARLLEAGQPAVRREAINALGQSLQRGGDLSAYVSMLLARLQEEKDPEVQGVVAETLGRLPYLDSQTLQRVELMLGSFVSSVDPAVRLGAVDGLEAIARLRGDQTPLADQTIAQLRVVLTTSGSDENALRTRRLALAAFNASGSVDVGTISAALDDSDAQMRRLATLALLDADDLPERQLLIEKALTDKSAMVRLDALVAYGKHGRLRGCNSLVDAVEDQNSHVSLRALDLLGEGCPTGPSPTSFVASIVGGLNTDGDWHRPVHALVALARLDQNRAAGLLPRFVEHPVWQVRMYGARAATQLGPASGVILAELADDPNANVRGAALRGLVALEGHAADDVLLQALASDDYGLLRTVANLLEGSPDRRTPTILLSTLARLTASARDTSRDARVAILQRLKELGSRRNAGVLRPYLEDPDLRVAATAAEALSDWTGQTVLARTSRLRTGTPPSLEAALGLIGAHVRMVNGAEFQLTLFPEEAPATVDRFSQLARKGYYNTLTFHRVVPNFVIQGGSPGANEFMGDGPYMRDELGLRPHVRGAVGISTRGRDTGDAQIFINLVDNPRLDHNFTVFAQVTAGMDTVDAILEGDAIDRIEIIER
- a CDS encoding thioesterase family protein encodes the protein MVNNFFRVNIRVHWADTDAAGVVWFGNFLRFFEEAEDELFRALGRTRMELMKDFGILMPRVDASCKFRAPARAEEVLEIGIAIESITMRRISYRFEARKVDSRKLICEGSYRVACIRQRTFRGIEFPAKLRGLLKRMDGLVTAQRQETSDR